From a region of the Agromyces ramosus genome:
- the sucD gene encoding succinate--CoA ligase subunit alpha, with the protein MTIFLNKDSKVIVQGITGGEGSKHTARMLAAGTQVVGGVNARKAGTTVLHTDADGNAVELPVFGTVAEAIQQTGADVSIAFVPPAFTKDAVVEAIDAEIPLLVIITEGVPVQDSAKFWAYAQEKGNTTRIIGPNCPGIISPGESLVGITPANITGKGPIGLVSKSGTLTYQMMYELRDLGFSTAIGIGGDPIIGTTHIDALAAFEADPETKAIVMIGEIGGDAEERAADFIKANVTKPVVGYVAGFTAPEGKTMGHAGAIVSGSAGTAQAKKEALEAAGVKVGKTPSETAELLREVYAAL; encoded by the coding sequence ATGACGATCTTCCTCAACAAGGACTCCAAGGTCATCGTCCAGGGCATCACCGGCGGCGAGGGCTCGAAGCACACGGCGCGCATGCTCGCGGCCGGCACCCAGGTCGTGGGCGGCGTGAACGCCCGCAAGGCCGGCACCACGGTCCTGCACACCGACGCCGACGGCAACGCCGTCGAGCTGCCCGTGTTCGGCACGGTCGCCGAGGCGATCCAGCAGACGGGGGCGGATGTCTCCATCGCCTTCGTTCCCCCGGCCTTCACGAAGGATGCCGTGGTCGAGGCGATCGACGCCGAGATCCCGCTGCTCGTGATCATCACCGAGGGCGTGCCCGTGCAGGACTCGGCCAAGTTCTGGGCCTACGCCCAGGAGAAGGGCAACACGACCCGCATCATCGGGCCGAACTGCCCCGGCATCATCAGCCCCGGCGAGTCGCTCGTCGGCATCACCCCGGCGAACATCACCGGCAAGGGCCCGATCGGCCTCGTCTCGAAGTCGGGCACGCTGACCTACCAGATGATGTACGAGCTGCGCGATCTCGGCTTCTCGACCGCCATCGGCATCGGCGGCGACCCGATCATCGGCACGACGCACATCGACGCGCTCGCCGCGTTCGAGGCCGACCCCGAGACCAAGGCGATCGTGATGATCGGCGAGATCGGCGGCGACGCCGAAGAGCGCGCGGCCGACTTCATCAAGGCCAACGTGACGAAGCCCGTCGTCGGCTACGTCGCCGGCTTCACGGCGCCCGAGGGCAAGACGATGGGCCACGCCGGCGCGATCGTGTCCGGCTCGGCCGGCACCGCACAGGCGAAGAAGGAGGCCCTCGAGGCCGCCGGAGTCAAGGTCGGCAAGACCCCGAGCGAGACCGCGGAGCTGCTGCGCGAGGTCTACGCCGCGCTGTAG